One segment of bacterium DNA contains the following:
- the tyrS gene encoding tyrosine--tRNA ligase, translated as MRSQTRLKRKDGVGMPVKYSRDESILRLIGQVHSVEVKEHLEEKLRSGKKLRVKHGIDPTGPRIHIGRAISLWKLRSFQDLGHTIVLIIGDFTAQVGDPSDKLSKRPFLTKKQVVENLKGYLPQIWKILDKKKTEVRYNSTWLGKLKLQEIAKLAEIFSVQQMLARHNFKERLQKNEDISIRELFYPLMQGYDSVAVKADVEVGGADQLFNLHAGREIQKYYGQEPQDVLTTPMLVGTDGRKMSTSWSNIINITDTPNDMYGKLMAIDDAVTDEYFNLTCPHLPHSEIQEIIDALRGGSLSPKDAKMRLAREVVTLYHGFSAAEGAEKEFVRVFQKKETPQNIKEILLTGPGFVLVEFLVRENIVPSKNEAKRLMEQGGVELDGITHKDWRKSIQAGDIKDGAVLRVGKRQFFRLRKPK; from the coding sequence ATGCGATCCCAGACTCGATTAAAAAGAAAGGATGGCGTCGGCATGCCGGTCAAGTACTCGCGGGATGAGAGCATCTTAAGGCTCATCGGGCAGGTACACAGCGTTGAAGTAAAAGAACATCTTGAGGAAAAACTACGCTCCGGAAAGAAACTCCGCGTCAAACACGGCATTGACCCGACGGGGCCGCGCATTCACATCGGCAGGGCAATCTCTCTTTGGAAATTGCGGTCATTTCAGGACCTCGGCCACACGATTGTCCTCATCATTGGCGATTTTACGGCACAAGTAGGAGACCCATCGGATAAACTGTCAAAGCGCCCGTTCCTCACCAAAAAACAAGTGGTAGAAAATTTAAAAGGATACTTGCCGCAGATCTGGAAGATACTGGATAAGAAAAAGACCGAGGTTCGCTACAACAGTACATGGCTTGGCAAGCTTAAACTTCAGGAAATCGCAAAGCTTGCGGAAATTTTTTCTGTTCAACAAATGCTTGCCCGACATAATTTTAAAGAACGCCTGCAAAAAAATGAGGACATCAGTATACGGGAATTGTTCTATCCCTTAATGCAGGGATACGACTCGGTAGCCGTAAAAGCGGATGTAGAAGTTGGCGGAGCGGATCAGCTTTTCAATCTCCATGCCGGGCGGGAAATACAAAAGTATTACGGTCAGGAACCGCAGGATGTGCTGACCACTCCGATGCTTGTTGGCACGGATGGGCGCAAAATGTCCACTTCGTGGAGTAACATCATAAATATTACGGATACCCCGAACGATATGTACGGTAAGCTCATGGCTATAGATGATGCGGTGACAGACGAGTATTTCAACCTTACGTGTCCGCATCTGCCGCACAGCGAGATCCAAGAGATCATTGATGCGCTTCGCGGAGGAAGTCTATCCCCCAAAGATGCAAAAATGCGTCTTGCTCGGGAGGTTGTAACGCTTTATCACGGCTTCTCGGCTGCCGAGGGCGCGGAAAAAGAATTTGTGCGCGTTTTTCAAAAAAAAGAGACTCCGCAGAATATTAAGGAGATCCTTCTTACGGGTCCTGGTTTTGTTTTGGTGGAGTTTCTTGTGCGCGAGAATATCGTTCCCTCAAAAAATGAAGCGAAGCGCCTCATGGAACAGGGGGGCGTGGAGCTGGACGGAATAACGCACAAAGACTGGCGGAAAAGCATACAGGCCGGAGATATCAAGGACGGAGCAGTGTTGCGCGTGGGCAAAAGACAATTTTTCCGCTTACGTAAGCCAAAATAG
- the gatC gene encoding Asp-tRNA(Asn)/Glu-tRNA(Gln) amidotransferase subunit GatC, which produces MLTTDDVRKIAELARIRLDDAELEKLQNEFGTILDFVGKLREVQTEGVEPTKQVTGIVNALRKDTLSEERPEQSSAEDLLGQAPQREEGHIKVKAVFE; this is translated from the coding sequence ATGCTTACGACGGACGATGTAAGAAAAATCGCTGAGCTTGCCCGCATCCGGCTTGATGATGCGGAGCTCGAGAAGCTCCAAAATGAATTTGGGACTATTTTGGATTTTGTCGGAAAGCTGCGAGAGGTACAAACGGAAGGGGTTGAGCCGACTAAGCAGGTTACGGGAATCGTGAATGCCCTCCGGAAGGACACCTTGTCCGAGGAACGGCCGGAGCAATCCAGCGCAGAAGATTTGCTAGGTCAGGCGCCGCAGCGCGAAGAAGGCCATATCAAAGTAAAGGCGGTATTTGAATAA
- a CDS encoding type II secretion system protein, with protein MKLISQKGFTMIETLVGATLMIVVLTLISVVFLDSIVSQRKVIAFEQASSNARIIMDTLSREIRASTICGNTGGVRFCTDNGNNSPADTYSKELDIIRSSDNKPISYCIKEYPVAIPFPFANLHRLVNDIDFTQDPCDDTNPNVQILNGQEVALLTDDSGFLIRGVGQPPLGSACPGTAFDLCQPRATIVLHVQSITQKDFKERQDVRVQTTISQRYIDVP; from the coding sequence ATGAAATTGATCAGTCAAAAGGGTTTTACCATGATCGAAACGTTGGTTGGGGCGACGCTCATGATCGTCGTGCTCACGCTGATTTCGGTTGTTTTCCTTGATTCAATCGTCAGCCAGAGAAAAGTCATTGCGTTTGAGCAGGCCTCAAGCAATGCGCGCATTATCATGGATACGTTATCGCGCGAGATCCGTGCCTCCACCATTTGCGGGAATACCGGCGGGGTTCGTTTTTGCACCGATAACGGCAATAATTCTCCCGCGGATACGTACAGCAAGGAGCTGGATATCATTCGAAGTTCCGATAACAAGCCGATAAGCTATTGTATTAAAGAATATCCCGTAGCGATACCGTTTCCTTTTGCAAATTTGCACCGGCTGGTCAATGATATAGATTTTACCCAGGACCCGTGTGATGATACTAATCCAAACGTCCAGATCCTGAACGGCCAGGAAGTCGCGCTTTTGACGGATGACTCCGGTTTTCTCATTCGCGGCGTAGGACAGCCTCCTTTGGGAAGCGCCTGTCCCGGCACGGCATTCGATCTTTGTCAGCCGCGCGCCACTATCGTACTTCATGTGCAATCGATTACCCAAAAAGATTTTAAAGAGCGGCAGGATGTTCGGGTTCAGACAACAATTTCTCAGAGGTACATCGATGTGCCGTAA
- the gatA gene encoding Asp-tRNA(Asn)/Glu-tRNA(Gln) amidotransferase subunit GatA, giving the protein MLEHLTIKTASELLHKKEISARELAADHLSRAQEKNPELNAYLEITKKEALRMAGEADEVLEKKEGGILTGIPIAVKDNILIKELKTTAASRILENYIAAYDATAIGRLRDAGAVFLGKTNMDEFAMGASTENSAFGPTKNPHDTSRVPGGSSGGSAVAVAADMAIAALGSETGGSVRQPAGFCGVVGLKPTYGRVSRHGLIAMASSLDQIGPLAKTVWDAAALLEVIAGHDALDATTARDRVPHYTRDLTGDIKGLRVGIPNEYFAEGIDADVEKAVRQAIFTLEKLGARIGGVSLPHTHWALAVYYVIMPCEVSSNLARFDGIRYGYSASTDIKTDAKNLFEVYTASRGRGFGNEVRRRVMLGTYALSAGYYDAYYKKAQQVRTLIVEDFKKAFEEYDVIVSPTSPTPAFKIGEKSDPVSMYLADVYTVSANISGIPAISLNCGYVERDGKKLPVGLQIMGKHFDESTILRVADAYEGNAKV; this is encoded by the coding sequence ATGCTCGAACATCTCACCATCAAAACAGCATCAGAACTGCTGCACAAAAAGGAAATTTCCGCCAGAGAACTTGCGGCGGACCATCTTTCGCGCGCGCAAGAAAAAAATCCAGAGCTTAATGCGTATCTTGAAATCACCAAGAAAGAAGCGCTTCGCATGGCTGGTGAAGCCGATGAGGTTTTAGAAAAAAAAGAGGGAGGAATTCTTACCGGAATCCCCATCGCCGTAAAAGACAACATACTTATCAAGGAACTAAAGACCACGGCCGCATCGCGCATTTTAGAAAATTATATTGCAGCATACGATGCTACGGCCATAGGAAGATTGCGCGACGCAGGGGCGGTATTTTTGGGGAAGACAAATATGGATGAATTTGCCATGGGAGCTTCGACGGAAAACTCTGCGTTCGGACCAACCAAAAATCCTCATGATACTTCAAGGGTTCCCGGAGGATCCAGCGGCGGCTCGGCCGTAGCGGTTGCCGCCGACATGGCCATTGCGGCGCTAGGATCCGAAACGGGAGGATCGGTACGGCAGCCTGCGGGATTTTGCGGTGTTGTAGGGTTAAAGCCTACCTACGGGCGCGTATCCCGCCACGGTCTTATCGCCATGGCTTCATCGCTTGATCAGATAGGCCCTTTAGCCAAAACTGTCTGGGATGCGGCGGCGCTTCTTGAGGTTATTGCCGGCCACGATGCGCTTGATGCAACGACGGCGCGCGACCGGGTGCCGCACTACACCAGAGACCTTACGGGAGATATCAAGGGTCTGCGGGTAGGGATTCCCAACGAATACTTTGCCGAAGGCATTGATGCGGATGTTGAGAAAGCCGTGCGGCAGGCAATTTTTACCTTAGAAAAGCTTGGTGCGCGTATCGGTGGAGTGTCCCTGCCGCACACACACTGGGCGCTTGCAGTGTATTACGTCATTATGCCCTGCGAAGTATCAAGCAACCTGGCGAGATTTGACGGTATCCGCTATGGCTATTCCGCTTCAACTGATATCAAGACTGACGCAAAAAATCTCTTCGAAGTCTACACCGCATCACGCGGAAGAGGATTCGGGAATGAGGTACGGCGGCGGGTAATGCTTGGCACCTACGCTCTATCCGCAGGATATTATGATGCGTATTACAAAAAAGCCCAGCAGGTTCGTACGCTTATCGTTGAAGATTTTAAAAAGGCTTTTGAAGAATATGACGTCATCGTTTCCCCCACTTCGCCGACGCCCGCATTTAAAATCGGAGAAAAGAGCGATCCCGTCTCCATGTATCTTGCCGATGTCTATACCGTATCTGCGAACATCTCCGGCATTCCCGCCATTTCTCTTAATTGCGGCTACGTTGAAAGAGATGGTAAGAAACTTCCCGTGGGCCTGCAGATCATGGGCAAACACTTCGACGAATCTACCATATTGCGCGTTGCTGATGCGTATGAGGGTAACGCTAAAGTCTGA
- a CDS encoding YebC/PmpR family DNA-binding transcriptional regulator, which produces MSGHSHWSGIKHKKGIEDAKRAKVFAKMARFIVIAARGKGGNPDMNPALRMAIEKARAANMPADNIERAIKRGTGEGLEETLEGFLYEAFAPGGAAVLIEGITDNKNRTLSEVRKIISDQGGRMAEQGSVQWMFERKGLITLSKDAPENSSSDAEMRIIDAGAEDIRQSDEHINVYTAPDKVMEVKKRLDEVGIKVESAGFDYVPKMLGPAPDEKIKQKLEEFFEALDEHDDVQEIYSNI; this is translated from the coding sequence ATGAGCGGTCATTCCCATTGGTCAGGCATCAAACATAAAAAAGGGATTGAGGACGCCAAGCGCGCCAAGGTATTTGCAAAAATGGCGCGGTTTATTGTTATTGCCGCACGCGGGAAGGGCGGCAACCCGGATATGAATCCTGCTCTGCGCATGGCTATTGAAAAGGCGCGGGCGGCAAACATGCCTGCAGATAACATCGAGCGGGCCATAAAACGCGGCACCGGAGAGGGATTAGAAGAGACGCTGGAGGGATTTTTATACGAGGCTTTTGCCCCAGGAGGAGCGGCAGTGCTCATTGAGGGCATCACCGATAATAAAAACCGAACGCTAAGTGAAGTGCGCAAGATTATCTCGGACCAGGGCGGCCGCATGGCAGAACAGGGCTCGGTACAGTGGATGTTCGAGCGCAAGGGGCTCATTACCCTGTCGAAGGATGCTCCCGAAAACTCGTCGAGCGACGCGGAGATGAGAATCATAGATGCGGGAGCGGAAGATATCAGGCAATCGGATGAACATATAAACGTTTATACTGCGCCGGATAAGGTCATGGAAGTAAAGAAGAGGCTTGATGAGGTCGGGATAAAAGTGGAGTCTGCCGGGTTCGATTATGTGCCCAAAATGCTGGGCCCAGCGCCAGACGAGAAAATAAAACAAAAGCTTGAAGAATTCTTTGAGGCGCTTGATGAGCACGATGATGTGCAGGAAATATACTCAAATATTTGA
- the ligA gene encoding NAD-dependent DNA ligase LigA, with protein MTKADAKKRIEKLRVEIDHHRYLYHALDRQEISDAALDSLKHELEMLEAQFPELITPNSPTQRVGGRALGKFEKIRHGVPMLSLTDAFSPEEMKEWEERNAKLLSPITRPLLGDYYVELKIDGLAISLVYKNGFFVEGSTRGDGKIGENVTQNLKTVEAIPLKLGEKQDVISELRRMKLFHISRFLEKHWPETLEVRGEVFMPKKAFSALNRERKERGEEPYANPRNVAAGSVRQLDPRITASRHLDSFAYALITNMGQKTHEEEHFILKALGFKTGPHNKRLGFLKEIEQFHGHVKKIREKLDYEIDGIVVLVNRNEVLLRLGVVGKTPRGGIAYKFVSREATTVVEDIVVQVGRTGALTPVAHLRPVDVGGVTVSRATLHNEDEIQRLDVRIGDTVIVGRAGDVIPDVKVVLTRMRTGKERLFHMPKVCPVCLSRVVRGHDEAIHRCSNPRCAAQEREKLYHFVSRAAFDIVGMGPKIIDQLLEQNLVADRQDIFTLTIGDLLPLERFAETSAKKLIAAIEVKKRIPLHRFLYALGIRHVGEETSIELANAFGSIEALQDASYEKLLELHEVGEVMARSIVAWFKNTRNRSVIRELKKAGVVIENSVTHRAGGKLSGKTFVLTGSLGTMTRDEAKEKIRQAGGNISESVSKSTSYIVSGADPGSKYEKARTLGVSILTEQEFLKLLNK; from the coding sequence ATGACTAAGGCCGATGCTAAAAAACGCATAGAAAAACTGCGGGTGGAGATCGATCACCACCGATACCTTTACCATGCCCTAGATAGGCAAGAGATCTCCGACGCAGCCCTGGATTCGCTCAAGCATGAACTGGAGATGCTCGAGGCGCAGTTTCCGGAACTCATCACGCCGAATTCGCCGACCCAGCGCGTCGGCGGCAGGGCGCTTGGAAAGTTCGAAAAAATCAGACACGGGGTCCCCATGCTCTCGCTTACCGATGCGTTTTCCCCAGAGGAGATGAAAGAGTGGGAAGAACGGAATGCAAAACTTCTTTCTCCTATCACGCGCCCGCTTCTTGGAGATTATTATGTAGAACTTAAAATTGATGGGCTGGCAATCTCACTGGTCTATAAGAACGGTTTTTTTGTTGAGGGATCCACGCGTGGAGACGGGAAGATCGGAGAAAATGTTACTCAAAATCTGAAAACGGTTGAAGCTATCCCTCTGAAGCTTGGCGAAAAACAAGATGTCATTTCCGAATTGCGGCGCATGAAGCTTTTTCACATTTCCCGGTTCCTGGAAAAGCATTGGCCGGAAACTCTGGAAGTGCGAGGAGAAGTGTTTATGCCCAAAAAGGCTTTTTCCGCACTCAACCGGGAACGTAAGGAGAGGGGGGAAGAGCCATATGCCAACCCCAGAAACGTCGCTGCCGGCTCCGTGAGGCAGCTTGATCCCAGGATTACGGCTTCGCGTCATCTTGACTCTTTTGCGTACGCGCTCATAACCAACATGGGGCAGAAAACACATGAAGAGGAACATTTTATCCTGAAGGCTCTTGGATTTAAAACGGGACCCCACAATAAACGTCTCGGTTTCTTGAAAGAGATAGAGCAATTCCACGGACATGTAAAAAAGATCCGCGAAAAACTCGATTATGAAATAGACGGTATCGTGGTCTTGGTGAACCGCAATGAAGTGCTCTTGCGCCTTGGTGTGGTTGGGAAAACCCCTAGAGGCGGCATCGCATATAAATTTGTCTCACGCGAGGCTACCACCGTGGTGGAGGATATTGTGGTGCAGGTCGGCCGTACGGGTGCACTTACTCCCGTAGCGCACTTAAGGCCCGTGGACGTTGGCGGAGTTACGGTCTCGCGTGCCACACTACACAATGAGGACGAGATACAAAGGCTTGATGTGCGCATCGGGGATACGGTTATCGTGGGGAGAGCCGGAGACGTTATCCCCGACGTGAAGGTGGTGCTGACGCGCATGCGTACGGGAAAAGAAAGGCTTTTTCACATGCCAAAAGTCTGTCCGGTCTGTCTCTCGCGCGTGGTAAGGGGTCACGACGAGGCTATTCACCGATGCTCCAATCCGCGCTGTGCCGCGCAGGAGCGTGAGAAGTTGTATCATTTCGTCTCGCGCGCGGCCTTCGACATTGTCGGCATGGGGCCAAAGATCATTGACCAGCTTCTGGAACAGAATCTTGTTGCCGACAGGCAGGATATTTTCACGCTGACCATTGGTGATTTGTTGCCGCTCGAACGTTTTGCCGAAACGTCGGCAAAAAAACTCATCGCAGCCATTGAAGTAAAAAAACGTATTCCGCTGCACCGATTTTTGTATGCACTTGGCATCCGGCACGTGGGAGAAGAGACGTCAATTGAACTTGCCAACGCCTTTGGCAGCATTGAGGCGCTCCAGGACGCGTCATACGAAAAACTTCTGGAGTTGCACGAAGTGGGAGAAGTGATGGCCCGGAGCATCGTGGCGTGGTTTAAAAACACGCGAAACCGCAGCGTGATCCGTGAACTTAAAAAAGCGGGAGTGGTCATTGAAAATTCCGTAACGCATCGGGCCGGAGGAAAACTTTCCGGCAAGACTTTTGTGCTTACGGGGAGTCTGGGAACGATGACGCGGGATGAGGCAAAAGAAAAAATCCGCCAAGCGGGCGGTAATATTTCGGAGTCGGTTTCAAAATCAACTAGCTACATCGTCTCGGGAGCGGATCCCGGCTCGAAGTACGAGAAAGCAAGAACGCTCGGCGTATCGATACTTACCGAGCAGGAATTTTTAAAATTACTTAACAAATAG
- the ruvC gene encoding crossover junction endodeoxyribonuclease RuvC has protein sequence MIILGIDPGNARCGWGVVEKSGGHFTCISYGCVETSKSLPAAERLLQLDKELSGLIQKFAPAEGAVEDIFLFKNPKTVIRVAEARGVILSRFAREDIPLFSYTPLQVKQAVTSYGRAEKGQVLKMIMRILKLTSPPEPDDAADALAIALCHAAIPEVYKRYK, from the coding sequence ATGATTATTTTAGGAATTGATCCCGGAAATGCGCGGTGCGGGTGGGGTGTTGTTGAAAAAAGTGGGGGGCATTTTACTTGTATCTCATACGGCTGCGTTGAGACATCAAAATCGCTTCCGGCTGCGGAGCGTCTCCTGCAACTTGATAAAGAGCTCTCCGGGCTCATACAGAAATTCGCTCCTGCCGAGGGCGCCGTTGAGGACATTTTCCTTTTTAAAAACCCAAAAACGGTTATTCGGGTTGCGGAAGCCCGTGGAGTGATACTGTCAAGATTCGCAAGAGAAGATATTCCCCTCTTTTCATATACTCCATTGCAGGTTAAGCAGGCTGTTACCTCGTATGGGAGAGCAGAGAAAGGGCAAGTGCTGAAGATGATCATGCGCATACTTAAACTTACTTCCCCGCCAGAACCAGACGACGCCGCCGATGCACTTGCCATAGCCCTGTGTCACGCAGCAATTCCCGAAGTCTATAAGAGATACAAGTAA